One Bombus pyrosoma isolate SC7728 linkage group LG9, ASM1482585v1, whole genome shotgun sequence genomic window carries:
- the LOC122570713 gene encoding uncharacterized protein LOC122570713 isoform X2: MNRENEEQRPVSQTLCGVLQKEPSCKCLVLSVLIYGCLAAVTWCRCANVTKVAFMGMLYLVYLVECYHSPIRIDLLHAESQDSVLLKILQLKSAQPTIWWKAVSYHYVRRKRQITRYRNGDNYTTTQVYYERVNTHAATSFYYYDYCGVKDISKELILNPKVPITKINLSKGFAFSNMRSATEFEEARSRFFAEQELRDDYMEMKEGLDLGYNSNPTTLVAVLGNPWFTNRYVYWCLSALLLSWPLRVIIEYKSQYADYQITKLFGINYDTPSGSEPIHASMSQQTINQPGSYMLAPSYSEALLMDPAPDQRPAESQDASRMEMVPSYSEALLYQRAEQGCIVTQEVNEDSNRRVTPRECTCPCHAVSSTFEMNAQEEGSRQDEEHGQSVDQARQPLIETAIEVHPSNCTLVSETETGKCGSCGKFLVEAQLESLEMSRGECNVENPETSSMTRLQNFRRGPRISMMPRDMSEPNLRSRSELMEVDTRFLRLNGQSLRNILESEQEEEFGIEDRVEEISEDKMSEPERGRNFRLSLCFLDEANSRSTVAVDASRGAIPKRIASRSRVIANPMSNETCGLPDSTTYFCLKSILKQNKRRYTLITARELQNFSDREDDDVIRRLENRSSYHEGCIPGSASRNSAEEKFDLFSRSRESLDAASGRKKKQLLENISTDKNEDGSKRENNRTLIFASPIQEVCPGDPFGGKDVVRTRQEVDSTSPDESPNHTVLSQLGRSLTCDRKSARRRFQESRRQRYSDSSHPSSFSCPLDRQHPYPYAFSASTDAVDTTEFDKNVQQTSARVYQHATSFPPYEGSISGHSDKFTDQQATIHRISPMNGPRSSNKAELTRSLTERRTKTVRNNANFRRSFTGRVEDYRTENNKWANLNMETSL, from the exons ATGAATCGAGAAAACGAGGAA CAGCGACCAGTCTCGCAAACGCTTTGCGGAGTTTTGCAAAAAGAACCAAGTTGCAAATGTTTGGTTCTGTCCGTGTTAATATACGGATGCCTTGCCGCAGTGACGTGGTGTAGATGCGCGAATGTCACCAAG GTGGCATTCATGGGGATGCTGTATTTAGTCTATTTGGTGGAATGTTACCATTCACCGATCAGGATCGATCTGTTACACGCGGAGAGCCAGGATAGCGTGCTATTGAAGATCTTGCAACTAAAGTCGGCACAACCGACCATCTGGTGGAAAGCTGTCTCGTACCATTACGTGCGACGTAAACGTCAAATTACCCGGTACAGAAACGGAGACAATTACACGACGACGCAG GTCTACTACGAAAGGGTAAACACCCACGCCGCCAcatctttctattattacgaCTACTGTGGCGTAAAGGACATCAGCAAAGAGTTGATCCTGAATCCAAAAGTGCCGATCACGAAGATCAATCTCAGCAAAGGATTCGCCTTTTCGAACATGAGATCGGCGACAGAGTTTGAAGAGGCTAGGTCGAGATTCTTCGCGGAACAA GAACTGAGAGACGATTACATGGAGATGAAAGAAGGTCTAGATCTCGGATATAATTCAAACCCCACGACGCTGGTGGCTGTTCTTGGCAACCCTTGGTTCACCAATCGCTACGTCTACTGGTGCTTGAGCGCTCTATTGCTCAGCTGGCCTTTGAGAGTGATCATAGAGTACAAATCGCAGTATGCTGACTATCAG ATCACCAAACTCTTCGGAATCAACTACGACACACCAAGCGGAAGCGAGCCAATACACGCATCCATGAGCCAGCAAACTATCAACCAGCCCGGCTCGTACATGCTGGCACCGAGTTACAGCGAAGCGCTTCTCATGGACCCAGCACCGGACCAACGACCAGCCGAGTCCCAAGACGCAAGTAGAATGGAAATGGTGCCGAGTTACTCGGAAGCGTTACTCTATCAGCGAGCGGAGCAAGGCTGCATCGTAACACAGGAAGTGAACGAGGATTCGAACCGTCGAGTAACGCCGCGCGAATGTACCTGTCCCTGCCACGCCGTCTCCTCTACCTTCGAAATGAACGCGCAGGAAGAAGGATCCAGACAAGACGAAGAACACGGTCAATCGGTGGATCAGGCCAGACAGCCATTGATAGAAACCGCGATCGAAGTACACCCTTCGAATTGCACATTGGTCAGCGAGACAGAGACTGGGAAGTGTGGAAGCTGCGGGAAATTCTTGGTCGAGGCACAGCTGGAGAGCTTAGAGATGTCGAGAGGCGAGTGTAACGTAGAAAATCCTGAGACAAGTTCGATGACGAGGTTGCAGAACTTTAGAAGAGGACCGAGGATTAGTATGATGCCTAGAGACATGTCTGAACCGAATCTTAGGTCCAGATCGGAATTGATGGAAGTTGACACGAGGTTCCTTCGATTAAACGGACAAAGCTTGAGGAACATTTTAGAGAGCGAGCAGGAAGAAGAATTTGGTATCGAGGATAGAGTGGAAGAGATTAGTGAAGATAAGATGAGCGAGccagaaagaggaagaaacttCAGGTTATCCCTTTGTTTCCTCGATGAAGCCAATTCCAGGTCTACAGTGGCTGTAGACGCGAGTAGAGGCGCGATACCGAAAAGGATAGCCAGCAGAAGCAGAGTAATCGCGAATCCCATGTCGAACGAGACTTGCGGACTGCCCGATTCGACAACGTATTTTTGTCTCAAGTCGATTCTTAAACAGAATAAACGGAGATACACTCTGATTACCGCAAGGGAGCTTCAGAATTTCTCGGACAGGGAGGATGACGATGTGATCAGACGTTTGGAGAATCGATCGTCGTATCACGAGGGCTGTATTCCGGGTTCTGCTTCGAGGAACAGTGctgaagaaaaattcgatctGTTCTCAAGATCGAGAGAAAGCTTGGATGCAGCTTctggaaggaagaagaaacagtTATTGGAGAATATATCCACGGATAAGAATGAAGATGGATCGAAACGTGAAAACAACAG AACTCTTATCTTTGCGAGTCCAATACAAGAAGTTTGTCCTGGCGATCCTTTCGGAGGAAAAGACGTAGTTCGAACGCGACAAGAAGTAGATTCCACCTCGCCAGACGAGTCACCAAACCACACTGTTCTCAGCCAACTCGGACGATCTCTCACCTGTGACCGGAAATCAGCTCGACGTCGATTCCAAGAGTCTCGTAGACAACGTTACTCGGACAGCTCTcatccttcttccttttcctgtCCACTTGATCGTCAGCATCCCTATCCATATGCTTTCTCGGCGTCCACAGACGCCGTGGACACCACAGAATTCGACAAGAACGTTCAACAAACCTCAGCTCGCGTTTACCAACACGCAACGTCTTTTCCGCCTTACGAAGGATCGATTTCCGGTCACAGCGACAAATTTACCGACCAGCAAGCTACGATACACAGAATATCTCCGATGAACGGTCCTAGGTCATCGAACAAGGCAGAATTGACCCGTTCATTGACCGAAAGACGAACGAAAACGGTTCGAAACAACGCGAATTTTCGACGAAGCTTTACCGGAAGAGTAGAGGATTACAGAACGGAGAACAACAAATGGGCGAATCTGAATATGGAGACGTCTTTATAA
- the LOC122570713 gene encoding uncharacterized protein LOC122570713 isoform X1 encodes MNRENEEQRPVSQTLCGVLQKEPSCKCLVLSVLIYGCLAAVTWCRCANVTKVIINFSRYPIKSTRHVSPCDDSYIYILVAFMGMLYLVYLVECYHSPIRIDLLHAESQDSVLLKILQLKSAQPTIWWKAVSYHYVRRKRQITRYRNGDNYTTTQVYYERVNTHAATSFYYYDYCGVKDISKELILNPKVPITKINLSKGFAFSNMRSATEFEEARSRFFAEQELRDDYMEMKEGLDLGYNSNPTTLVAVLGNPWFTNRYVYWCLSALLLSWPLRVIIEYKSQYADYQITKLFGINYDTPSGSEPIHASMSQQTINQPGSYMLAPSYSEALLMDPAPDQRPAESQDASRMEMVPSYSEALLYQRAEQGCIVTQEVNEDSNRRVTPRECTCPCHAVSSTFEMNAQEEGSRQDEEHGQSVDQARQPLIETAIEVHPSNCTLVSETETGKCGSCGKFLVEAQLESLEMSRGECNVENPETSSMTRLQNFRRGPRISMMPRDMSEPNLRSRSELMEVDTRFLRLNGQSLRNILESEQEEEFGIEDRVEEISEDKMSEPERGRNFRLSLCFLDEANSRSTVAVDASRGAIPKRIASRSRVIANPMSNETCGLPDSTTYFCLKSILKQNKRRYTLITARELQNFSDREDDDVIRRLENRSSYHEGCIPGSASRNSAEEKFDLFSRSRESLDAASGRKKKQLLENISTDKNEDGSKRENNRTLIFASPIQEVCPGDPFGGKDVVRTRQEVDSTSPDESPNHTVLSQLGRSLTCDRKSARRRFQESRRQRYSDSSHPSSFSCPLDRQHPYPYAFSASTDAVDTTEFDKNVQQTSARVYQHATSFPPYEGSISGHSDKFTDQQATIHRISPMNGPRSSNKAELTRSLTERRTKTVRNNANFRRSFTGRVEDYRTENNKWANLNMETSL; translated from the exons ATGAATCGAGAAAACGAGGAA CAGCGACCAGTCTCGCAAACGCTTTGCGGAGTTTTGCAAAAAGAACCAAGTTGCAAATGTTTGGTTCTGTCCGTGTTAATATACGGATGCCTTGCCGCAGTGACGTGGTGTAGATGCGCGAATGTCACCAAG GTGATAATCAATTTCTCGAGGTACCCAATTAAAAGCACGAGACACGTGTCTCCCTGTGACGATAGCTACATATACATTCTC GTGGCATTCATGGGGATGCTGTATTTAGTCTATTTGGTGGAATGTTACCATTCACCGATCAGGATCGATCTGTTACACGCGGAGAGCCAGGATAGCGTGCTATTGAAGATCTTGCAACTAAAGTCGGCACAACCGACCATCTGGTGGAAAGCTGTCTCGTACCATTACGTGCGACGTAAACGTCAAATTACCCGGTACAGAAACGGAGACAATTACACGACGACGCAG GTCTACTACGAAAGGGTAAACACCCACGCCGCCAcatctttctattattacgaCTACTGTGGCGTAAAGGACATCAGCAAAGAGTTGATCCTGAATCCAAAAGTGCCGATCACGAAGATCAATCTCAGCAAAGGATTCGCCTTTTCGAACATGAGATCGGCGACAGAGTTTGAAGAGGCTAGGTCGAGATTCTTCGCGGAACAA GAACTGAGAGACGATTACATGGAGATGAAAGAAGGTCTAGATCTCGGATATAATTCAAACCCCACGACGCTGGTGGCTGTTCTTGGCAACCCTTGGTTCACCAATCGCTACGTCTACTGGTGCTTGAGCGCTCTATTGCTCAGCTGGCCTTTGAGAGTGATCATAGAGTACAAATCGCAGTATGCTGACTATCAG ATCACCAAACTCTTCGGAATCAACTACGACACACCAAGCGGAAGCGAGCCAATACACGCATCCATGAGCCAGCAAACTATCAACCAGCCCGGCTCGTACATGCTGGCACCGAGTTACAGCGAAGCGCTTCTCATGGACCCAGCACCGGACCAACGACCAGCCGAGTCCCAAGACGCAAGTAGAATGGAAATGGTGCCGAGTTACTCGGAAGCGTTACTCTATCAGCGAGCGGAGCAAGGCTGCATCGTAACACAGGAAGTGAACGAGGATTCGAACCGTCGAGTAACGCCGCGCGAATGTACCTGTCCCTGCCACGCCGTCTCCTCTACCTTCGAAATGAACGCGCAGGAAGAAGGATCCAGACAAGACGAAGAACACGGTCAATCGGTGGATCAGGCCAGACAGCCATTGATAGAAACCGCGATCGAAGTACACCCTTCGAATTGCACATTGGTCAGCGAGACAGAGACTGGGAAGTGTGGAAGCTGCGGGAAATTCTTGGTCGAGGCACAGCTGGAGAGCTTAGAGATGTCGAGAGGCGAGTGTAACGTAGAAAATCCTGAGACAAGTTCGATGACGAGGTTGCAGAACTTTAGAAGAGGACCGAGGATTAGTATGATGCCTAGAGACATGTCTGAACCGAATCTTAGGTCCAGATCGGAATTGATGGAAGTTGACACGAGGTTCCTTCGATTAAACGGACAAAGCTTGAGGAACATTTTAGAGAGCGAGCAGGAAGAAGAATTTGGTATCGAGGATAGAGTGGAAGAGATTAGTGAAGATAAGATGAGCGAGccagaaagaggaagaaacttCAGGTTATCCCTTTGTTTCCTCGATGAAGCCAATTCCAGGTCTACAGTGGCTGTAGACGCGAGTAGAGGCGCGATACCGAAAAGGATAGCCAGCAGAAGCAGAGTAATCGCGAATCCCATGTCGAACGAGACTTGCGGACTGCCCGATTCGACAACGTATTTTTGTCTCAAGTCGATTCTTAAACAGAATAAACGGAGATACACTCTGATTACCGCAAGGGAGCTTCAGAATTTCTCGGACAGGGAGGATGACGATGTGATCAGACGTTTGGAGAATCGATCGTCGTATCACGAGGGCTGTATTCCGGGTTCTGCTTCGAGGAACAGTGctgaagaaaaattcgatctGTTCTCAAGATCGAGAGAAAGCTTGGATGCAGCTTctggaaggaagaagaaacagtTATTGGAGAATATATCCACGGATAAGAATGAAGATGGATCGAAACGTGAAAACAACAG AACTCTTATCTTTGCGAGTCCAATACAAGAAGTTTGTCCTGGCGATCCTTTCGGAGGAAAAGACGTAGTTCGAACGCGACAAGAAGTAGATTCCACCTCGCCAGACGAGTCACCAAACCACACTGTTCTCAGCCAACTCGGACGATCTCTCACCTGTGACCGGAAATCAGCTCGACGTCGATTCCAAGAGTCTCGTAGACAACGTTACTCGGACAGCTCTcatccttcttccttttcctgtCCACTTGATCGTCAGCATCCCTATCCATATGCTTTCTCGGCGTCCACAGACGCCGTGGACACCACAGAATTCGACAAGAACGTTCAACAAACCTCAGCTCGCGTTTACCAACACGCAACGTCTTTTCCGCCTTACGAAGGATCGATTTCCGGTCACAGCGACAAATTTACCGACCAGCAAGCTACGATACACAGAATATCTCCGATGAACGGTCCTAGGTCATCGAACAAGGCAGAATTGACCCGTTCATTGACCGAAAGACGAACGAAAACGGTTCGAAACAACGCGAATTTTCGACGAAGCTTTACCGGAAGAGTAGAGGATTACAGAACGGAGAACAACAAATGGGCGAATCTGAATATGGAGACGTCTTTATAA
- the LOC122570713 gene encoding uncharacterized protein LOC122570713 isoform X4: MGMLYLVYLVECYHSPIRIDLLHAESQDSVLLKILQLKSAQPTIWWKAVSYHYVRRKRQITRYRNGDNYTTTQVYYERVNTHAATSFYYYDYCGVKDISKELILNPKVPITKINLSKGFAFSNMRSATEFEEARSRFFAEQELRDDYMEMKEGLDLGYNSNPTTLVAVLGNPWFTNRYVYWCLSALLLSWPLRVIIEYKSQYADYQITKLFGINYDTPSGSEPIHASMSQQTINQPGSYMLAPSYSEALLMDPAPDQRPAESQDASRMEMVPSYSEALLYQRAEQGCIVTQEVNEDSNRRVTPRECTCPCHAVSSTFEMNAQEEGSRQDEEHGQSVDQARQPLIETAIEVHPSNCTLVSETETGKCGSCGKFLVEAQLESLEMSRGECNVENPETSSMTRLQNFRRGPRISMMPRDMSEPNLRSRSELMEVDTRFLRLNGQSLRNILESEQEEEFGIEDRVEEISEDKMSEPERGRNFRLSLCFLDEANSRSTVAVDASRGAIPKRIASRSRVIANPMSNETCGLPDSTTYFCLKSILKQNKRRYTLITARELQNFSDREDDDVIRRLENRSSYHEGCIPGSASRNSAEEKFDLFSRSRESLDAASGRKKKQLLENISTDKNEDGSKRENNRTLIFASPIQEVCPGDPFGGKDVVRTRQEVDSTSPDESPNHTVLSQLGRSLTCDRKSARRRFQESRRQRYSDSSHPSSFSCPLDRQHPYPYAFSASTDAVDTTEFDKNVQQTSARVYQHATSFPPYEGSISGHSDKFTDQQATIHRISPMNGPRSSNKAELTRSLTERRTKTVRNNANFRRSFTGRVEDYRTENNKWANLNMETSL, encoded by the exons ATGGGGATGCTGTATTTAGTCTATTTGGTGGAATGTTACCATTCACCGATCAGGATCGATCTGTTACACGCGGAGAGCCAGGATAGCGTGCTATTGAAGATCTTGCAACTAAAGTCGGCACAACCGACCATCTGGTGGAAAGCTGTCTCGTACCATTACGTGCGACGTAAACGTCAAATTACCCGGTACAGAAACGGAGACAATTACACGACGACGCAG GTCTACTACGAAAGGGTAAACACCCACGCCGCCAcatctttctattattacgaCTACTGTGGCGTAAAGGACATCAGCAAAGAGTTGATCCTGAATCCAAAAGTGCCGATCACGAAGATCAATCTCAGCAAAGGATTCGCCTTTTCGAACATGAGATCGGCGACAGAGTTTGAAGAGGCTAGGTCGAGATTCTTCGCGGAACAA GAACTGAGAGACGATTACATGGAGATGAAAGAAGGTCTAGATCTCGGATATAATTCAAACCCCACGACGCTGGTGGCTGTTCTTGGCAACCCTTGGTTCACCAATCGCTACGTCTACTGGTGCTTGAGCGCTCTATTGCTCAGCTGGCCTTTGAGAGTGATCATAGAGTACAAATCGCAGTATGCTGACTATCAG ATCACCAAACTCTTCGGAATCAACTACGACACACCAAGCGGAAGCGAGCCAATACACGCATCCATGAGCCAGCAAACTATCAACCAGCCCGGCTCGTACATGCTGGCACCGAGTTACAGCGAAGCGCTTCTCATGGACCCAGCACCGGACCAACGACCAGCCGAGTCCCAAGACGCAAGTAGAATGGAAATGGTGCCGAGTTACTCGGAAGCGTTACTCTATCAGCGAGCGGAGCAAGGCTGCATCGTAACACAGGAAGTGAACGAGGATTCGAACCGTCGAGTAACGCCGCGCGAATGTACCTGTCCCTGCCACGCCGTCTCCTCTACCTTCGAAATGAACGCGCAGGAAGAAGGATCCAGACAAGACGAAGAACACGGTCAATCGGTGGATCAGGCCAGACAGCCATTGATAGAAACCGCGATCGAAGTACACCCTTCGAATTGCACATTGGTCAGCGAGACAGAGACTGGGAAGTGTGGAAGCTGCGGGAAATTCTTGGTCGAGGCACAGCTGGAGAGCTTAGAGATGTCGAGAGGCGAGTGTAACGTAGAAAATCCTGAGACAAGTTCGATGACGAGGTTGCAGAACTTTAGAAGAGGACCGAGGATTAGTATGATGCCTAGAGACATGTCTGAACCGAATCTTAGGTCCAGATCGGAATTGATGGAAGTTGACACGAGGTTCCTTCGATTAAACGGACAAAGCTTGAGGAACATTTTAGAGAGCGAGCAGGAAGAAGAATTTGGTATCGAGGATAGAGTGGAAGAGATTAGTGAAGATAAGATGAGCGAGccagaaagaggaagaaacttCAGGTTATCCCTTTGTTTCCTCGATGAAGCCAATTCCAGGTCTACAGTGGCTGTAGACGCGAGTAGAGGCGCGATACCGAAAAGGATAGCCAGCAGAAGCAGAGTAATCGCGAATCCCATGTCGAACGAGACTTGCGGACTGCCCGATTCGACAACGTATTTTTGTCTCAAGTCGATTCTTAAACAGAATAAACGGAGATACACTCTGATTACCGCAAGGGAGCTTCAGAATTTCTCGGACAGGGAGGATGACGATGTGATCAGACGTTTGGAGAATCGATCGTCGTATCACGAGGGCTGTATTCCGGGTTCTGCTTCGAGGAACAGTGctgaagaaaaattcgatctGTTCTCAAGATCGAGAGAAAGCTTGGATGCAGCTTctggaaggaagaagaaacagtTATTGGAGAATATATCCACGGATAAGAATGAAGATGGATCGAAACGTGAAAACAACAG AACTCTTATCTTTGCGAGTCCAATACAAGAAGTTTGTCCTGGCGATCCTTTCGGAGGAAAAGACGTAGTTCGAACGCGACAAGAAGTAGATTCCACCTCGCCAGACGAGTCACCAAACCACACTGTTCTCAGCCAACTCGGACGATCTCTCACCTGTGACCGGAAATCAGCTCGACGTCGATTCCAAGAGTCTCGTAGACAACGTTACTCGGACAGCTCTcatccttcttccttttcctgtCCACTTGATCGTCAGCATCCCTATCCATATGCTTTCTCGGCGTCCACAGACGCCGTGGACACCACAGAATTCGACAAGAACGTTCAACAAACCTCAGCTCGCGTTTACCAACACGCAACGTCTTTTCCGCCTTACGAAGGATCGATTTCCGGTCACAGCGACAAATTTACCGACCAGCAAGCTACGATACACAGAATATCTCCGATGAACGGTCCTAGGTCATCGAACAAGGCAGAATTGACCCGTTCATTGACCGAAAGACGAACGAAAACGGTTCGAAACAACGCGAATTTTCGACGAAGCTTTACCGGAAGAGTAGAGGATTACAGAACGGAGAACAACAAATGGGCGAATCTGAATATGGAGACGTCTTTATAA
- the LOC122570713 gene encoding uncharacterized protein LOC122570713 isoform X3, which yields MNRENEEVAFMGMLYLVYLVECYHSPIRIDLLHAESQDSVLLKILQLKSAQPTIWWKAVSYHYVRRKRQITRYRNGDNYTTTQVYYERVNTHAATSFYYYDYCGVKDISKELILNPKVPITKINLSKGFAFSNMRSATEFEEARSRFFAEQELRDDYMEMKEGLDLGYNSNPTTLVAVLGNPWFTNRYVYWCLSALLLSWPLRVIIEYKSQYADYQITKLFGINYDTPSGSEPIHASMSQQTINQPGSYMLAPSYSEALLMDPAPDQRPAESQDASRMEMVPSYSEALLYQRAEQGCIVTQEVNEDSNRRVTPRECTCPCHAVSSTFEMNAQEEGSRQDEEHGQSVDQARQPLIETAIEVHPSNCTLVSETETGKCGSCGKFLVEAQLESLEMSRGECNVENPETSSMTRLQNFRRGPRISMMPRDMSEPNLRSRSELMEVDTRFLRLNGQSLRNILESEQEEEFGIEDRVEEISEDKMSEPERGRNFRLSLCFLDEANSRSTVAVDASRGAIPKRIASRSRVIANPMSNETCGLPDSTTYFCLKSILKQNKRRYTLITARELQNFSDREDDDVIRRLENRSSYHEGCIPGSASRNSAEEKFDLFSRSRESLDAASGRKKKQLLENISTDKNEDGSKRENNRTLIFASPIQEVCPGDPFGGKDVVRTRQEVDSTSPDESPNHTVLSQLGRSLTCDRKSARRRFQESRRQRYSDSSHPSSFSCPLDRQHPYPYAFSASTDAVDTTEFDKNVQQTSARVYQHATSFPPYEGSISGHSDKFTDQQATIHRISPMNGPRSSNKAELTRSLTERRTKTVRNNANFRRSFTGRVEDYRTENNKWANLNMETSL from the exons ATGAATCGAGAAAACGAGGAA GTGGCATTCATGGGGATGCTGTATTTAGTCTATTTGGTGGAATGTTACCATTCACCGATCAGGATCGATCTGTTACACGCGGAGAGCCAGGATAGCGTGCTATTGAAGATCTTGCAACTAAAGTCGGCACAACCGACCATCTGGTGGAAAGCTGTCTCGTACCATTACGTGCGACGTAAACGTCAAATTACCCGGTACAGAAACGGAGACAATTACACGACGACGCAG GTCTACTACGAAAGGGTAAACACCCACGCCGCCAcatctttctattattacgaCTACTGTGGCGTAAAGGACATCAGCAAAGAGTTGATCCTGAATCCAAAAGTGCCGATCACGAAGATCAATCTCAGCAAAGGATTCGCCTTTTCGAACATGAGATCGGCGACAGAGTTTGAAGAGGCTAGGTCGAGATTCTTCGCGGAACAA GAACTGAGAGACGATTACATGGAGATGAAAGAAGGTCTAGATCTCGGATATAATTCAAACCCCACGACGCTGGTGGCTGTTCTTGGCAACCCTTGGTTCACCAATCGCTACGTCTACTGGTGCTTGAGCGCTCTATTGCTCAGCTGGCCTTTGAGAGTGATCATAGAGTACAAATCGCAGTATGCTGACTATCAG ATCACCAAACTCTTCGGAATCAACTACGACACACCAAGCGGAAGCGAGCCAATACACGCATCCATGAGCCAGCAAACTATCAACCAGCCCGGCTCGTACATGCTGGCACCGAGTTACAGCGAAGCGCTTCTCATGGACCCAGCACCGGACCAACGACCAGCCGAGTCCCAAGACGCAAGTAGAATGGAAATGGTGCCGAGTTACTCGGAAGCGTTACTCTATCAGCGAGCGGAGCAAGGCTGCATCGTAACACAGGAAGTGAACGAGGATTCGAACCGTCGAGTAACGCCGCGCGAATGTACCTGTCCCTGCCACGCCGTCTCCTCTACCTTCGAAATGAACGCGCAGGAAGAAGGATCCAGACAAGACGAAGAACACGGTCAATCGGTGGATCAGGCCAGACAGCCATTGATAGAAACCGCGATCGAAGTACACCCTTCGAATTGCACATTGGTCAGCGAGACAGAGACTGGGAAGTGTGGAAGCTGCGGGAAATTCTTGGTCGAGGCACAGCTGGAGAGCTTAGAGATGTCGAGAGGCGAGTGTAACGTAGAAAATCCTGAGACAAGTTCGATGACGAGGTTGCAGAACTTTAGAAGAGGACCGAGGATTAGTATGATGCCTAGAGACATGTCTGAACCGAATCTTAGGTCCAGATCGGAATTGATGGAAGTTGACACGAGGTTCCTTCGATTAAACGGACAAAGCTTGAGGAACATTTTAGAGAGCGAGCAGGAAGAAGAATTTGGTATCGAGGATAGAGTGGAAGAGATTAGTGAAGATAAGATGAGCGAGccagaaagaggaagaaacttCAGGTTATCCCTTTGTTTCCTCGATGAAGCCAATTCCAGGTCTACAGTGGCTGTAGACGCGAGTAGAGGCGCGATACCGAAAAGGATAGCCAGCAGAAGCAGAGTAATCGCGAATCCCATGTCGAACGAGACTTGCGGACTGCCCGATTCGACAACGTATTTTTGTCTCAAGTCGATTCTTAAACAGAATAAACGGAGATACACTCTGATTACCGCAAGGGAGCTTCAGAATTTCTCGGACAGGGAGGATGACGATGTGATCAGACGTTTGGAGAATCGATCGTCGTATCACGAGGGCTGTATTCCGGGTTCTGCTTCGAGGAACAGTGctgaagaaaaattcgatctGTTCTCAAGATCGAGAGAAAGCTTGGATGCAGCTTctggaaggaagaagaaacagtTATTGGAGAATATATCCACGGATAAGAATGAAGATGGATCGAAACGTGAAAACAACAG AACTCTTATCTTTGCGAGTCCAATACAAGAAGTTTGTCCTGGCGATCCTTTCGGAGGAAAAGACGTAGTTCGAACGCGACAAGAAGTAGATTCCACCTCGCCAGACGAGTCACCAAACCACACTGTTCTCAGCCAACTCGGACGATCTCTCACCTGTGACCGGAAATCAGCTCGACGTCGATTCCAAGAGTCTCGTAGACAACGTTACTCGGACAGCTCTcatccttcttccttttcctgtCCACTTGATCGTCAGCATCCCTATCCATATGCTTTCTCGGCGTCCACAGACGCCGTGGACACCACAGAATTCGACAAGAACGTTCAACAAACCTCAGCTCGCGTTTACCAACACGCAACGTCTTTTCCGCCTTACGAAGGATCGATTTCCGGTCACAGCGACAAATTTACCGACCAGCAAGCTACGATACACAGAATATCTCCGATGAACGGTCCTAGGTCATCGAACAAGGCAGAATTGACCCGTTCATTGACCGAAAGACGAACGAAAACGGTTCGAAACAACGCGAATTTTCGACGAAGCTTTACCGGAAGAGTAGAGGATTACAGAACGGAGAACAACAAATGGGCGAATCTGAATATGGAGACGTCTTTATAA